One Xiphophorus hellerii strain 12219 chromosome 24, Xiphophorus_hellerii-4.1, whole genome shotgun sequence DNA window includes the following coding sequences:
- the mlpha gene encoding melanophilin a isoform X4: MNRWLCLSVLLVRSADVLGVFRLISSLSSSTASHTETRKMERKLDLSRLTDEEAKHVWEVIQRDFNLRKNEEERLTELKTRIEKEDTKQELLGSERNVSDSLCIRCLQPFKFLVNSKRQCLDCRMFTCKSCSRYNKKEHGWVCDNCRMTRVLKMGTLGWYHDNVRNRFKRFGSAKVMRSLYKRLNGDGGRDDDTQSMPDVGSHGYNGTEDDPGEGEAQSYKVMRKNKRLLSVHPMDFDSEDYLPRSRRPSEQMQDDRYYRNDGDYDYYTHRGNRRKSLDRYAMRPDDYADNRMVRTRSLSKISSSVARQQYVDTSDEEEYQRFPPVHQQPHHRRKNSRASSQENLGQAPPINELNKRMFAIESLLSRLEEKMTPADEALTSSAPNEEEKLRRKLSELAGNLSDKCLSSDDEAGKKVFPGTKGSSGLRGGPVVPPVSRKNKELSSSSDEMPTEAQKRSTAAALCDLTTEVLRTINATENAMVEYGLAEPIDRSLLVGPDVKQADDAFRELEENVYITAGQSYELESKLRRLEQSAKNRFGGTTDSELSELEDVVALTAARVQSAESEVSDIESKIAALSAKKKRVTALLGEPAICSEPGPVSGCSSLLFLLLFSLLHQCSRTGTGTHNKSEEHHGVHRTCRWSLNLKGWIFGLFYSVLYS, encoded by the exons ATGAATCGCTGGCTCTGCCTCAGTGTGTTGCTCGTGCGATCAGCTGATGTTCTCGGGGTTTTCCGTCTCATTTCTTCACTCAGCAGCTCCACAGCGTCTCACACAGAAACACG GAAGATGGAGAGGAAGCTGGATCTTTCCCGCCTGACGGACGAAGAGGCCAAACACGTGTGGGAGGTGATCCAGCGTGACTTCAACCTGCGCAAGAATGAGGAGGAGAGGCTGAC GGAGCTGAAGACGCGCATCGAGAAGGAGGACACGAAGCAGGAGCTGCTGGGCTCAGAGAGGAACGTCTCCGACTCGCTCTGCATCCGCTGCCTGCAGCCCTTCAAGTTCCTGGTCAACAGCAAGAGGCAGTGCCTGGACTGCCGCATGTTCACCTGCAAGTCCTGCAGCCGCTACAACAAGAAGGAGCACGGCTGGGTGTGTGACAACTGCCGCATGACCAG GGTGCTGAAGATGGGGACTCTGGGCTGGTACCATGACAACGTGAGGAACCGCTTCAAACGCTTCGGCAGTGCCAAGGTGATGCGGTCTCTGTACAAGCGCCTGAACGGAGACG GTGGTCGTGATGACGACACCCAGAGCATGCCGGATGTCGGCAGCC ATGGATACAACGGCACCGAGGACGATCCTGGAGAGGGCGAGGCTCAGAGCTACAAAGTG ATGAGGAAGAATAAACGTCTGCTGTCGGTTCATCCCATGGACTTTGACTCAGAGGACTACCTTCCTCGCTCACGGCGACCTTCTGAGCAG ATGCAGGATGATCGATATTACCGGAACGACGGGGACTACGACTACTACACTCACCGAGGGAACCGCAGAAAGAGTCTGGACCGCTACGCCATGAGACCCG ATGACTATGCAGACAACCGGATGGTCCGGACCCGCTCTCTGTCGAAGATCAGCTCCTCGGTGGCTAGGCAGCAGTATGTCGACACCTCCGACGAGGAAGAGTACCAGAGGTTTCCTCCTGTTCACCAGCAACCCCACCACCGCAGAAAGAACAGCCGAGCCTCTTCCCAGGAGAACCTGGGCCAAGCCCCACCT ATCAACGAACTGAACAAGCGGATGTTCGCCATCGAGAGCCTGCTGAGCCGTCTGGAGGAGAAGATGACTCCTGCTGATGAG GCCTTGACTTCGTCAGCTCCAAATGAGGAGGAGAAGCTGAGGAGGAAGCTGAGTGAGCTGGCAGGAAACCTGAGCGATAAATGCCTGTCGTCAGATGATGAGGCTGGGAAGAAGGTTTTCCCTGGGACTAAAGGGTCTTCTGGCCTCAGGGGAGGACCAGTGGTCCCTCCGGTCTCCCGGAAGAACAAGGAGCTGAGCTCGTCCAGCGATGAGATGCCAACAGAGGCTCAAAAG AGATCCACTGCCGCCGCCCTCTGTGACCTCACCACTGAGGTCCTGAGAACCATTAACGCCACAGAAAACGCAATGGTCGAGTACGGCCTCGCAGAGCCGATCGACAGGTCCCTCTTAGTTGGCCCTGACGTAAAGCAGGCCGATGATGCTTTCAGGGAACTTGAGGAAAAT GTGTACATCACGGCCGGACAGTCGTATGAGCTGGAGTCTAAGCTGCGGCGACTCGAGCAAAGCGCCAAGAACCGTTTTGGAGGGACGACGGACTCTGAGCTGTCGGAGCTGGAGGATGTGGTGGCGCTGACTGCCGCCAGAGTACAGAGCGCCGAGAGCGAG GTGTCGGACATTGAGAGTAAAATAGCAGCTCTGAGCGCCAAGAAGAAG AGAGTAACGGCGCTCCTTGGAGAACCAGCAATATGTTCTGAACCAGGCCCGGTTTCAGGATGCAGttcactcctcttcctcctgctcttcaGCCTCCTTCATCAATGTTCACGGACCGGAACCGGGACACACAACAAATCAGAGGAACATCATGGAGTTCACAGAACCTGCAGATGGAGTTTAAACCTGAAGGGTTGGATCTTTGGgttattttattctgttctttACTCCTGA
- the mlpha gene encoding melanophilin a isoform X7 → MNRWLCLSVLLVRSADVLGVFRLISSLSSSTASHTETRKMERKLDLSRLTDEEAKHVWEVIQRDFNLRKNEEERLTELKTRIEKEDTKQELLGSERNVSDSLCIRCLQPFKFLVNSKRQCLDCRMFTCKSCSRYNKKEHGWVCDNCRMTRVLKMGTLGWYHDNVRNRFKRFGSAKVMRSLYKRLNGDGGRDDDTQSMPDVGSHGYNGTEDDPGEGEAQSYKVMRKNKRLLSVHPMDFDSEDYLPRSRRPSEQQMQDDRYYRNDGDYDYYTHRGNRRKSLDRYAMRPDDYADNRMVRTRSLSKISSSVARQQYVDTSDEEEYQRFPPVHQQPHHRRKNSRASSQENLGQAPPINELNKRMFAIESLLSRLEEKMTPADEALTSSAPNEEEKLRRKLSELAGNLSDKCLSSDDEAGKKVFPGTKGSSGLRGGPVVPPVSRKNKELSSSSDEMPTEAQKVYITAGQSYELESKLRRLEQSAKNRFGGTTDSELSELEDVVALTAARVQSAESEVSDIESKIAALSAKKKRVTALLGEPAICSEPGPVSGCSSLLFLLLFSLLHQCSRTGTGTHNKSEEHHGVHRTCRWSLNLKGWIFGLFYSVLYS, encoded by the exons ATGAATCGCTGGCTCTGCCTCAGTGTGTTGCTCGTGCGATCAGCTGATGTTCTCGGGGTTTTCCGTCTCATTTCTTCACTCAGCAGCTCCACAGCGTCTCACACAGAAACACG GAAGATGGAGAGGAAGCTGGATCTTTCCCGCCTGACGGACGAAGAGGCCAAACACGTGTGGGAGGTGATCCAGCGTGACTTCAACCTGCGCAAGAATGAGGAGGAGAGGCTGAC GGAGCTGAAGACGCGCATCGAGAAGGAGGACACGAAGCAGGAGCTGCTGGGCTCAGAGAGGAACGTCTCCGACTCGCTCTGCATCCGCTGCCTGCAGCCCTTCAAGTTCCTGGTCAACAGCAAGAGGCAGTGCCTGGACTGCCGCATGTTCACCTGCAAGTCCTGCAGCCGCTACAACAAGAAGGAGCACGGCTGGGTGTGTGACAACTGCCGCATGACCAG GGTGCTGAAGATGGGGACTCTGGGCTGGTACCATGACAACGTGAGGAACCGCTTCAAACGCTTCGGCAGTGCCAAGGTGATGCGGTCTCTGTACAAGCGCCTGAACGGAGACG GTGGTCGTGATGACGACACCCAGAGCATGCCGGATGTCGGCAGCC ATGGATACAACGGCACCGAGGACGATCCTGGAGAGGGCGAGGCTCAGAGCTACAAAGTG ATGAGGAAGAATAAACGTCTGCTGTCGGTTCATCCCATGGACTTTGACTCAGAGGACTACCTTCCTCGCTCACGGCGACCTTCTGAGCAG CAGATGCAGGATGATCGATATTACCGGAACGACGGGGACTACGACTACTACACTCACCGAGGGAACCGCAGAAAGAGTCTGGACCGCTACGCCATGAGACCCG ATGACTATGCAGACAACCGGATGGTCCGGACCCGCTCTCTGTCGAAGATCAGCTCCTCGGTGGCTAGGCAGCAGTATGTCGACACCTCCGACGAGGAAGAGTACCAGAGGTTTCCTCCTGTTCACCAGCAACCCCACCACCGCAGAAAGAACAGCCGAGCCTCTTCCCAGGAGAACCTGGGCCAAGCCCCACCT ATCAACGAACTGAACAAGCGGATGTTCGCCATCGAGAGCCTGCTGAGCCGTCTGGAGGAGAAGATGACTCCTGCTGATGAG GCCTTGACTTCGTCAGCTCCAAATGAGGAGGAGAAGCTGAGGAGGAAGCTGAGTGAGCTGGCAGGAAACCTGAGCGATAAATGCCTGTCGTCAGATGATGAGGCTGGGAAGAAGGTTTTCCCTGGGACTAAAGGGTCTTCTGGCCTCAGGGGAGGACCAGTGGTCCCTCCGGTCTCCCGGAAGAACAAGGAGCTGAGCTCGTCCAGCGATGAGATGCCAACAGAGGCTCAAAAG GTGTACATCACGGCCGGACAGTCGTATGAGCTGGAGTCTAAGCTGCGGCGACTCGAGCAAAGCGCCAAGAACCGTTTTGGAGGGACGACGGACTCTGAGCTGTCGGAGCTGGAGGATGTGGTGGCGCTGACTGCCGCCAGAGTACAGAGCGCCGAGAGCGAG GTGTCGGACATTGAGAGTAAAATAGCAGCTCTGAGCGCCAAGAAGAAG AGAGTAACGGCGCTCCTTGGAGAACCAGCAATATGTTCTGAACCAGGCCCGGTTTCAGGATGCAGttcactcctcttcctcctgctcttcaGCCTCCTTCATCAATGTTCACGGACCGGAACCGGGACACACAACAAATCAGAGGAACATCATGGAGTTCACAGAACCTGCAGATGGAGTTTAAACCTGAAGGGTTGGATCTTTGGgttattttattctgttctttACTCCTGA
- the mlpha gene encoding melanophilin a isoform X3 has translation MNRWLCLSVLLVRSADVLGVFRLISSLSSSTASHTETRKMERKLDLSRLTDEEAKHVWEVIQRDFNLRKNEEERLTELKTRIEKEDTKQELLGSERNVSDSLCIRCLQPFKFLVNSKRQCLDCRMFTCKSCSRYNKKEHGWVCDNCRMTRVLKMGTLGWYHDNVRNRFKRFGSAKVMRSLYKRLNGDGGRDDDTQSMPDVGSHGYNGTEDDPGEGEAQSYKVMRKNKRLLSVHPMDFDSEDYLPRSRRPSEQQMQDDRYYRNDGDYDYYTHRGNRRKSLDRYAMRPDDYADNRMVRTRSLSKISSSVARQQYVDTSDEEEYQRFPPVHQQPHHRRKNSRASSQENLGQAPPINELNKRMFAIESLLSRLEEKMTPADEALTSSAPNEEEKLRRKLSELAGNLSDKCLSSDDEAGKKVFPGTKGSSGLRGGPVVPPVSRKNKELSSSSDEMPTEAQKRSTAAALCDLTTEVLRTINATENAMVEYGLAEPIDRSLLVGPDVKQADDAFRELEENVYITAGQSYELESKLRRLEQSAKNRFGGTTDSELSELEDVVALTAARVQSAESEVSDIESKIAALSAKKKRVTALLGEPAICSEPGPVSGCSSLLFLLLFSLLHQCSRTGTGTHNKSEEHHGVHRTCRWSLNLKGWIFGLFYSVLYS, from the exons ATGAATCGCTGGCTCTGCCTCAGTGTGTTGCTCGTGCGATCAGCTGATGTTCTCGGGGTTTTCCGTCTCATTTCTTCACTCAGCAGCTCCACAGCGTCTCACACAGAAACACG GAAGATGGAGAGGAAGCTGGATCTTTCCCGCCTGACGGACGAAGAGGCCAAACACGTGTGGGAGGTGATCCAGCGTGACTTCAACCTGCGCAAGAATGAGGAGGAGAGGCTGAC GGAGCTGAAGACGCGCATCGAGAAGGAGGACACGAAGCAGGAGCTGCTGGGCTCAGAGAGGAACGTCTCCGACTCGCTCTGCATCCGCTGCCTGCAGCCCTTCAAGTTCCTGGTCAACAGCAAGAGGCAGTGCCTGGACTGCCGCATGTTCACCTGCAAGTCCTGCAGCCGCTACAACAAGAAGGAGCACGGCTGGGTGTGTGACAACTGCCGCATGACCAG GGTGCTGAAGATGGGGACTCTGGGCTGGTACCATGACAACGTGAGGAACCGCTTCAAACGCTTCGGCAGTGCCAAGGTGATGCGGTCTCTGTACAAGCGCCTGAACGGAGACG GTGGTCGTGATGACGACACCCAGAGCATGCCGGATGTCGGCAGCC ATGGATACAACGGCACCGAGGACGATCCTGGAGAGGGCGAGGCTCAGAGCTACAAAGTG ATGAGGAAGAATAAACGTCTGCTGTCGGTTCATCCCATGGACTTTGACTCAGAGGACTACCTTCCTCGCTCACGGCGACCTTCTGAGCAG CAGATGCAGGATGATCGATATTACCGGAACGACGGGGACTACGACTACTACACTCACCGAGGGAACCGCAGAAAGAGTCTGGACCGCTACGCCATGAGACCCG ATGACTATGCAGACAACCGGATGGTCCGGACCCGCTCTCTGTCGAAGATCAGCTCCTCGGTGGCTAGGCAGCAGTATGTCGACACCTCCGACGAGGAAGAGTACCAGAGGTTTCCTCCTGTTCACCAGCAACCCCACCACCGCAGAAAGAACAGCCGAGCCTCTTCCCAGGAGAACCTGGGCCAAGCCCCACCT ATCAACGAACTGAACAAGCGGATGTTCGCCATCGAGAGCCTGCTGAGCCGTCTGGAGGAGAAGATGACTCCTGCTGATGAG GCCTTGACTTCGTCAGCTCCAAATGAGGAGGAGAAGCTGAGGAGGAAGCTGAGTGAGCTGGCAGGAAACCTGAGCGATAAATGCCTGTCGTCAGATGATGAGGCTGGGAAGAAGGTTTTCCCTGGGACTAAAGGGTCTTCTGGCCTCAGGGGAGGACCAGTGGTCCCTCCGGTCTCCCGGAAGAACAAGGAGCTGAGCTCGTCCAGCGATGAGATGCCAACAGAGGCTCAAAAG AGATCCACTGCCGCCGCCCTCTGTGACCTCACCACTGAGGTCCTGAGAACCATTAACGCCACAGAAAACGCAATGGTCGAGTACGGCCTCGCAGAGCCGATCGACAGGTCCCTCTTAGTTGGCCCTGACGTAAAGCAGGCCGATGATGCTTTCAGGGAACTTGAGGAAAAT GTGTACATCACGGCCGGACAGTCGTATGAGCTGGAGTCTAAGCTGCGGCGACTCGAGCAAAGCGCCAAGAACCGTTTTGGAGGGACGACGGACTCTGAGCTGTCGGAGCTGGAGGATGTGGTGGCGCTGACTGCCGCCAGAGTACAGAGCGCCGAGAGCGAG GTGTCGGACATTGAGAGTAAAATAGCAGCTCTGAGCGCCAAGAAGAAG AGAGTAACGGCGCTCCTTGGAGAACCAGCAATATGTTCTGAACCAGGCCCGGTTTCAGGATGCAGttcactcctcttcctcctgctcttcaGCCTCCTTCATCAATGTTCACGGACCGGAACCGGGACACACAACAAATCAGAGGAACATCATGGAGTTCACAGAACCTGCAGATGGAGTTTAAACCTGAAGGGTTGGATCTTTGGgttattttattctgttctttACTCCTGA
- the mlpha gene encoding melanophilin a isoform X2 produces MNRWLCLSVLLVRSADVLGVFRLISSLSSSTASHTETRKMERKLDLSRLTDEEAKHVWEVIQRDFNLRKNEEERLTELKTRIEKEDTKQELLGSERNVSDSLCIRCLQPFKFLVNSKRQCLDCRMFTCKSCSRYNKKEHGWVCDNCRMTRVLKMGTLGWYHDNVRNRFKRFGSAKVMRSLYKRLNGDGGRDDDTQSMPDVGSHGYNGTEDDPGEGEAQSYKVMRKNKRLLSVHPMDFDSEDYLPRSRRPSEQMQDDRYYRNDGDYDYYTHRGNRRKSLDRYAMRPGQQDNTCSKDDYADNRMVRTRSLSKISSSVARQQYVDTSDEEEYQRFPPVHQQPHHRRKNSRASSQENLGQAPPINELNKRMFAIESLLSRLEEKMTPADEALTSSAPNEEEKLRRKLSELAGNLSDKCLSSDDEAGKKVFPGTKGSSGLRGGPVVPPVSRKNKELSSSSDEMPTEAQKRSTAAALCDLTTEVLRTINATENAMVEYGLAEPIDRSLLVGPDVKQADDAFRELEENVYITAGQSYELESKLRRLEQSAKNRFGGTTDSELSELEDVVALTAARVQSAESEVSDIESKIAALSAKKKRVTALLGEPAICSEPGPVSGCSSLLFLLLFSLLHQCSRTGTGTHNKSEEHHGVHRTCRWSLNLKGWIFGLFYSVLYS; encoded by the exons ATGAATCGCTGGCTCTGCCTCAGTGTGTTGCTCGTGCGATCAGCTGATGTTCTCGGGGTTTTCCGTCTCATTTCTTCACTCAGCAGCTCCACAGCGTCTCACACAGAAACACG GAAGATGGAGAGGAAGCTGGATCTTTCCCGCCTGACGGACGAAGAGGCCAAACACGTGTGGGAGGTGATCCAGCGTGACTTCAACCTGCGCAAGAATGAGGAGGAGAGGCTGAC GGAGCTGAAGACGCGCATCGAGAAGGAGGACACGAAGCAGGAGCTGCTGGGCTCAGAGAGGAACGTCTCCGACTCGCTCTGCATCCGCTGCCTGCAGCCCTTCAAGTTCCTGGTCAACAGCAAGAGGCAGTGCCTGGACTGCCGCATGTTCACCTGCAAGTCCTGCAGCCGCTACAACAAGAAGGAGCACGGCTGGGTGTGTGACAACTGCCGCATGACCAG GGTGCTGAAGATGGGGACTCTGGGCTGGTACCATGACAACGTGAGGAACCGCTTCAAACGCTTCGGCAGTGCCAAGGTGATGCGGTCTCTGTACAAGCGCCTGAACGGAGACG GTGGTCGTGATGACGACACCCAGAGCATGCCGGATGTCGGCAGCC ATGGATACAACGGCACCGAGGACGATCCTGGAGAGGGCGAGGCTCAGAGCTACAAAGTG ATGAGGAAGAATAAACGTCTGCTGTCGGTTCATCCCATGGACTTTGACTCAGAGGACTACCTTCCTCGCTCACGGCGACCTTCTGAGCAG ATGCAGGATGATCGATATTACCGGAACGACGGGGACTACGACTACTACACTCACCGAGGGAACCGCAGAAAGAGTCTGGACCGCTACGCCATGAGACCCGGTCAGCAGGATAACACATGTTCTAAAG ATGACTATGCAGACAACCGGATGGTCCGGACCCGCTCTCTGTCGAAGATCAGCTCCTCGGTGGCTAGGCAGCAGTATGTCGACACCTCCGACGAGGAAGAGTACCAGAGGTTTCCTCCTGTTCACCAGCAACCCCACCACCGCAGAAAGAACAGCCGAGCCTCTTCCCAGGAGAACCTGGGCCAAGCCCCACCT ATCAACGAACTGAACAAGCGGATGTTCGCCATCGAGAGCCTGCTGAGCCGTCTGGAGGAGAAGATGACTCCTGCTGATGAG GCCTTGACTTCGTCAGCTCCAAATGAGGAGGAGAAGCTGAGGAGGAAGCTGAGTGAGCTGGCAGGAAACCTGAGCGATAAATGCCTGTCGTCAGATGATGAGGCTGGGAAGAAGGTTTTCCCTGGGACTAAAGGGTCTTCTGGCCTCAGGGGAGGACCAGTGGTCCCTCCGGTCTCCCGGAAGAACAAGGAGCTGAGCTCGTCCAGCGATGAGATGCCAACAGAGGCTCAAAAG AGATCCACTGCCGCCGCCCTCTGTGACCTCACCACTGAGGTCCTGAGAACCATTAACGCCACAGAAAACGCAATGGTCGAGTACGGCCTCGCAGAGCCGATCGACAGGTCCCTCTTAGTTGGCCCTGACGTAAAGCAGGCCGATGATGCTTTCAGGGAACTTGAGGAAAAT GTGTACATCACGGCCGGACAGTCGTATGAGCTGGAGTCTAAGCTGCGGCGACTCGAGCAAAGCGCCAAGAACCGTTTTGGAGGGACGACGGACTCTGAGCTGTCGGAGCTGGAGGATGTGGTGGCGCTGACTGCCGCCAGAGTACAGAGCGCCGAGAGCGAG GTGTCGGACATTGAGAGTAAAATAGCAGCTCTGAGCGCCAAGAAGAAG AGAGTAACGGCGCTCCTTGGAGAACCAGCAATATGTTCTGAACCAGGCCCGGTTTCAGGATGCAGttcactcctcttcctcctgctcttcaGCCTCCTTCATCAATGTTCACGGACCGGAACCGGGACACACAACAAATCAGAGGAACATCATGGAGTTCACAGAACCTGCAGATGGAGTTTAAACCTGAAGGGTTGGATCTTTGGgttattttattctgttctttACTCCTGA
- the mlpha gene encoding melanophilin a isoform X5, with protein MNRWLCLSVLLVRSADVLGVFRLISSLSSSTASHTETRKMERKLDLSRLTDEEAKHVWEVIQRDFNLRKNEEERLTELKTRIEKEDTKQELLGSERNVSDSLCIRCLQPFKFLVNSKRQCLDCRMFTCKSCSRYNKKEHGWVCDNCRMTRVLKMGTLGWYHDNVRNRFKRFGSAKVMRSLYKRLNGDGGRDDDTQSMPDVGSHGYNGTEDDPGEGEAQSYKVMRKNKRLLSVHPMDFDSEDYLPRSRRPSEQQMQDDRYYRNDGDYDYYTHRGNRRKSLDRYAMRPGQQDNTCSKDDYADNRMVRTRSLSKISSSVARQQYVDTSDEEEYQRFPPVHQQPHHRRKNSRASSQENLGQAPPINELNKRMFAIESLLSRLEEKMTPADEALTSSAPNEEEKLRRKLSELAGNLSDKCLSSDDEAGKKVFPGTKGSSGLRGGPVVPPVSRKNKELSSSSDEMPTEAQKRSTAAALCDLTTEVLRTINATENAMVEYGLAEPIDRSLLVGPDVKQADDAFRELEENVYITAGQSYELESKLRRLEQSAKNRFGGTTDSELSELEDVVALTAARVQSAESEVSDIESKIAALSAKKKVSGSHQKKRTASDLPKSNGAPWRTSNMF; from the exons ATGAATCGCTGGCTCTGCCTCAGTGTGTTGCTCGTGCGATCAGCTGATGTTCTCGGGGTTTTCCGTCTCATTTCTTCACTCAGCAGCTCCACAGCGTCTCACACAGAAACACG GAAGATGGAGAGGAAGCTGGATCTTTCCCGCCTGACGGACGAAGAGGCCAAACACGTGTGGGAGGTGATCCAGCGTGACTTCAACCTGCGCAAGAATGAGGAGGAGAGGCTGAC GGAGCTGAAGACGCGCATCGAGAAGGAGGACACGAAGCAGGAGCTGCTGGGCTCAGAGAGGAACGTCTCCGACTCGCTCTGCATCCGCTGCCTGCAGCCCTTCAAGTTCCTGGTCAACAGCAAGAGGCAGTGCCTGGACTGCCGCATGTTCACCTGCAAGTCCTGCAGCCGCTACAACAAGAAGGAGCACGGCTGGGTGTGTGACAACTGCCGCATGACCAG GGTGCTGAAGATGGGGACTCTGGGCTGGTACCATGACAACGTGAGGAACCGCTTCAAACGCTTCGGCAGTGCCAAGGTGATGCGGTCTCTGTACAAGCGCCTGAACGGAGACG GTGGTCGTGATGACGACACCCAGAGCATGCCGGATGTCGGCAGCC ATGGATACAACGGCACCGAGGACGATCCTGGAGAGGGCGAGGCTCAGAGCTACAAAGTG ATGAGGAAGAATAAACGTCTGCTGTCGGTTCATCCCATGGACTTTGACTCAGAGGACTACCTTCCTCGCTCACGGCGACCTTCTGAGCAG CAGATGCAGGATGATCGATATTACCGGAACGACGGGGACTACGACTACTACACTCACCGAGGGAACCGCAGAAAGAGTCTGGACCGCTACGCCATGAGACCCGGTCAGCAGGATAACACATGTTCTAAAG ATGACTATGCAGACAACCGGATGGTCCGGACCCGCTCTCTGTCGAAGATCAGCTCCTCGGTGGCTAGGCAGCAGTATGTCGACACCTCCGACGAGGAAGAGTACCAGAGGTTTCCTCCTGTTCACCAGCAACCCCACCACCGCAGAAAGAACAGCCGAGCCTCTTCCCAGGAGAACCTGGGCCAAGCCCCACCT ATCAACGAACTGAACAAGCGGATGTTCGCCATCGAGAGCCTGCTGAGCCGTCTGGAGGAGAAGATGACTCCTGCTGATGAG GCCTTGACTTCGTCAGCTCCAAATGAGGAGGAGAAGCTGAGGAGGAAGCTGAGTGAGCTGGCAGGAAACCTGAGCGATAAATGCCTGTCGTCAGATGATGAGGCTGGGAAGAAGGTTTTCCCTGGGACTAAAGGGTCTTCTGGCCTCAGGGGAGGACCAGTGGTCCCTCCGGTCTCCCGGAAGAACAAGGAGCTGAGCTCGTCCAGCGATGAGATGCCAACAGAGGCTCAAAAG AGATCCACTGCCGCCGCCCTCTGTGACCTCACCACTGAGGTCCTGAGAACCATTAACGCCACAGAAAACGCAATGGTCGAGTACGGCCTCGCAGAGCCGATCGACAGGTCCCTCTTAGTTGGCCCTGACGTAAAGCAGGCCGATGATGCTTTCAGGGAACTTGAGGAAAAT GTGTACATCACGGCCGGACAGTCGTATGAGCTGGAGTCTAAGCTGCGGCGACTCGAGCAAAGCGCCAAGAACCGTTTTGGAGGGACGACGGACTCTGAGCTGTCGGAGCTGGAGGATGTGGTGGCGCTGACTGCCGCCAGAGTACAGAGCGCCGAGAGCGAG GTGTCGGACATTGAGAGTAAAATAGCAGCTCTGAGCGCCAAGAAGAAG GTTTCTGGATCTCATCAGAAGAAACGGACCGCTTCAGACCTGCCCA AGAGTAACGGCGCTCCTTGGAGAACCAGCAATATGTTCTGA